The following are encoded together in the Defluviitalea raffinosedens genome:
- a CDS encoding YaiI/YqxD family protein gives MENFRIIIDGDSCPVLKIIEDVSKEYNIKAIVFCSYAHVPNKRFDMEYKIVDSAPQSVDMTIMNHVKRDDIIVTQDYGLASLVLSKGARAISPNGNIYLNEQIDLLLYDRHLNSEIRRAGGRTKGPRKRNELDNAKFKKNLIKLIEQT, from the coding sequence ATGGAAAATTTTAGAATTATTATTGATGGCGATAGTTGTCCCGTCTTAAAGATAATTGAAGATGTTTCAAAGGAATATAATATTAAAGCAATCGTTTTTTGCAGCTACGCACATGTTCCAAATAAGAGATTTGATATGGAATATAAGATAGTAGACTCAGCACCTCAGTCGGTAGATATGACCATAATGAATCATGTAAAAAGAGATGATATTATTGTTACTCAGGATTATGGTTTGGCTTCTCTTGTTTTATCAAAAGGAGCAAGAGCAATTTCTCCAAATGGCAATATTTATCTAAATGAGCAAATCGATTTATTACTTTATGATAGGCATTTAAATAGCGAAATAAGAAGAGCAGGTGGTCGTACAAAAGGCCCGCGAAAAAGAAATGAACTGGATAATGCTAAATTTAAAAAAAATCTGATCAAGTTGATTGAGCAGACTTAA
- the dnaG gene encoding DNA primase gives MYYSEEIIEEIRSQNDLVDVVSEYVRLQRKGSSYFGLCPFHNEDTPSFSVSPDKQMYYCFGCQAGGNVFTFIMQMENFSFVEAIKHLADRAHITLPQPEYSEEVRKKMEEKQILLDMHKEAAKYFYANLRSLRGQQASEYLNKRKLSKNTQKLFGIGYSNMDFGDLYQYLLYKGYEEEHISKSGLVIPKKKGKGYVDRFRNRIMFPIFDVHNQVIGFGGRVLDDSLPKYMNSPDTPLFDKSKNLYGLNYARTSGKNQILIVEGYMDVISLYQAGFENVVASLGTAFTYQQASLLKRYTGEVVIIYDSDTAGTNAALRAIPILSSAGLKIKVVQVPGEKDPDDFIKQNGPEAFQQLLDHAMGAVTFQVSVLRKKYNIEDTEQKIKFTMEVAQLLSRLDNEIERDVYLQEISNDTKISTQSILNEIKKTQEFQRKNSIKLSSYSQRQESELHDHLKVNNVFNNIDEKNGLYKAQKNILNFLYNNPLHYHKIKPHLSYEDFIDPVLMKVAKLIYEQYDKGLKIEPAVVINHFENLNDQKQVSMIFRDEKSKNQEYDIEKAINDQIKLIKKANIDMKSRNATDIYEIQSLIEQKKQLEKLYINLISG, from the coding sequence ATGTATTATTCAGAAGAAATCATTGAAGAAATTCGAAGCCAAAATGATTTGGTGGACGTAGTTTCTGAATATGTGAGATTACAAAGAAAGGGCAGTTCATATTTTGGATTATGCCCATTTCATAATGAAGATACGCCTTCTTTCTCTGTCAGCCCTGATAAGCAAATGTATTATTGTTTTGGTTGTCAGGCAGGTGGCAATGTATTTACATTTATTATGCAGATGGAGAATTTTAGTTTCGTAGAAGCGATCAAGCATTTGGCTGACAGGGCACATATTACTTTACCACAACCTGAATATTCAGAAGAAGTTCGCAAAAAGATGGAAGAAAAGCAGATTTTGCTGGATATGCATAAGGAAGCTGCTAAATATTTTTATGCAAATCTGCGCTCCTTAAGGGGCCAACAGGCCAGTGAATATTTGAATAAAAGAAAGTTAAGCAAGAACACTCAAAAGCTTTTTGGAATAGGCTATTCAAACATGGACTTTGGAGATTTATATCAATATTTACTGTATAAAGGATACGAGGAGGAGCATATTTCAAAAAGCGGATTGGTTATACCAAAGAAAAAAGGTAAAGGGTATGTGGATAGATTTAGAAATAGAATTATGTTTCCTATTTTTGATGTTCATAATCAGGTCATTGGTTTTGGCGGACGCGTGCTGGATGATAGTCTGCCCAAATATATGAATTCTCCGGATACTCCCTTATTTGATAAAAGTAAAAATCTTTATGGTCTTAATTATGCAAGAACATCTGGGAAGAATCAAATATTGATTGTTGAGGGGTATATGGATGTTATATCCTTATATCAGGCAGGATTTGAAAATGTAGTGGCTTCTCTTGGTACAGCTTTTACCTATCAGCAGGCATCTTTATTAAAACGCTATACAGGAGAAGTTGTTATAATTTATGACAGCGATACAGCAGGGACCAACGCTGCATTAAGGGCGATACCTATTTTATCGTCTGCTGGATTAAAAATAAAAGTGGTCCAAGTACCCGGAGAGAAAGATCCTGATGATTTTATTAAGCAAAACGGCCCTGAGGCATTTCAACAATTGCTTGATCATGCCATGGGGGCAGTTACTTTTCAAGTTTCGGTCTTAAGAAAAAAATATAACATTGAAGATACTGAGCAAAAAATTAAATTTACCATGGAAGTAGCACAATTACTTTCCAGGCTAGACAATGAGATTGAGCGGGATGTATATCTTCAGGAAATATCTAATGATACCAAAATTTCTACCCAGTCTATTTTGAATGAAATAAAGAAAACTCAAGAATTTCAAAGAAAAAATAGTATTAAACTGAGTAGTTATTCACAAAGACAGGAAAGTGAACTCCACGATCATTTAAAAGTAAATAATGTATTTAACAACATAGATGAGAAAAACGGATTATATAAGGCTCAAAAGAATATTCTTAATTTCCTTTATAATAATCCACTACACTATCATAAAATTAAGCCACATTTATCTTATGAAGACTTTATTGATCCAGTATTAATGAAAGTAGCTAAGCTAATTTATGAGCAGTATGATAAAGGCTTAAAAATTGAACCTGCTGTTGTGATTAATCATTTTGAAAATTTAAATGATCAAAAGCAAGTTTCTATGATTTTTCGGGACGAAAAAAGTAAAAATCAGGAATATGATATTGAAAAAGCGATAAATGATCAAATTAAATTAATAAAAAAAGCAAATATCGACATGAAAAGCAGAAATGCAACTGATATATATGAAATTCAATCTTTAATTGAGCAGAAAAAGCAGCTAGAAAAATTGTATATTAACCTTATAAGTGGTTAA